One region of Chryseobacterium muglaense genomic DNA includes:
- a CDS encoding KTSC domain-containing protein has translation MKKIGDYRKLLEVDNTATLKDLKTIYRNVMKDTHPDKFVNDEEGKLAAEEKSKSVIEAYHFLVSINPETQEKYKEEYTETITTSIITDFYLEKSILKVQHLNGKMFEYIGVPRNTYIKMVNADSPSRFARRHIYGNYTFRKSGEVMVD, from the coding sequence ATGAAAAAAATAGGTGATTACAGAAAACTTCTTGAGGTAGACAATACCGCTACTTTGAAAGATTTAAAAACAATTTACAGAAATGTGATGAAAGATACGCATCCTGATAAATTTGTGAATGATGAAGAAGGGAAACTGGCTGCAGAAGAAAAAAGCAAATCTGTGATTGAGGCCTATCATTTTTTGGTAAGCATCAACCCTGAAACGCAGGAAAAATACAAAGAAGAATACACGGAAACAATCACGACTTCAATTATTACTGATTTTTATTTGGAGAAATCTATTCTAAAAGTTCAGCACTTGAATGGTAAAATGTTTGAATACATCGGTGTTCCTAGAAATACTTATATCAAAATGGTGAATGCAGATTCGCCGAGTCGTTTTGCAAGAAGACATATCTATGGGAATTATACCTTTAGAAAATCTGGTGAAGTAATGGTAGATTAA
- a CDS encoding winged helix-turn-helix transcriptional regulator: protein MSSSKKRSQCPISCSLDLWGDKWSLLIVRDLMYSKQCTYGDFLKSDEKIATNILASRLLMLEENGIISKQNHPESKAKVLYKLTEKGIDLLPLLIEINLWSEKYSEIPESQKLILNEVKKDKAGFIEKSLETLKREV, encoded by the coding sequence ATGTCAAGTTCAAAAAAGAGGTCACAATGCCCAATTAGCTGTTCATTAGATTTGTGGGGCGACAAATGGTCTTTGCTTATTGTAAGAGATTTGATGTACTCAAAACAGTGCACGTATGGCGATTTTCTAAAATCTGATGAAAAAATAGCAACCAATATTTTGGCATCCCGCCTTTTGATGCTTGAAGAAAACGGCATTATCAGCAAACAAAATCATCCCGAAAGCAAAGCTAAAGTTTTATATAAACTCACCGAAAAAGGCATTGATTTGCTTCCTCTACTCATCGAAATTAATCTTTGGTCTGAAAAATATTCCGAAATTCCAGAAAGCCAGAAACTGATTTTGAATGAAGTTAAAAAAGATAAGGCTGGGTTTATTGAGAAAAGTTTGGAGACTTTGAAGCGGGAGGTTTAG
- a CDS encoding alkene reductase — MENILFDSYKSKNLNLKNRIVMAPMTRSRSDNPENKATELTAKYYQQRATAGLIITEGTFISPEAVGVVNVPGIYNTAQIEGWKITTEAVHQEGGKIFAQLWHTGAYSHPDLHDGKKPLAPSNVNPEQQIFTEKGFQNSEEPQPMTIEDIKRTVNDFKLATLNAFEAGFDGVELHGANGYLLQQFFSKNSNLRTDEYGGSIESRARILFEILDAIKEVADTNKVAVRLNPSLNGIMGILVDDETIELYNYIVRRLNDYDLAYLHLIEPFTDVSDNSNAIQEVAKHFRSIYNGTIIINRGFNKQTATKVLQDGDADLVSFGVPFIANPDLVERFKTNASLNQPNQATFYTPGEKGYTDYPTLNH, encoded by the coding sequence ATGGAAAACATTCTTTTTGATTCTTACAAAAGCAAAAACTTAAATCTGAAAAACCGTATTGTGATGGCTCCAATGACCAGAAGCCGTTCAGACAATCCGGAAAATAAAGCAACAGAATTAACGGCAAAGTACTATCAGCAAAGAGCCACGGCAGGCTTGATTATTACAGAAGGCACTTTCATCAGTCCGGAAGCGGTTGGGGTGGTAAATGTTCCAGGAATTTACAATACAGCCCAAATTGAAGGCTGGAAAATTACCACAGAAGCAGTTCACCAAGAAGGTGGAAAGATTTTTGCACAGCTTTGGCACACAGGTGCGTATTCTCATCCCGACTTGCATGATGGTAAAAAACCTTTGGCACCGTCTAATGTAAATCCTGAACAACAGATATTTACCGAAAAAGGGTTTCAGAATTCAGAAGAACCTCAGCCGATGACTATCGAAGATATCAAACGAACGGTTAATGATTTTAAACTGGCAACTCTCAATGCTTTTGAAGCTGGTTTTGATGGAGTAGAACTTCACGGCGCAAACGGTTATCTGCTTCAACAGTTTTTTAGTAAAAACAGCAACCTGAGAACCGATGAATACGGTGGTTCGATAGAAAGCAGAGCTAGAATTCTTTTCGAAATTCTTGATGCCATTAAAGAAGTAGCAGATACAAACAAAGTGGCGGTTCGTTTAAATCCATCTCTCAACGGGATTATGGGGATTTTGGTCGACGATGAAACTATTGAATTGTACAATTATATTGTCAGACGTCTCAATGATTACGATTTGGCGTATCTTCATTTGATTGAGCCTTTTACAGATGTTTCAGATAACTCAAATGCGATTCAGGAAGTAGCAAAACATTTCCGTAGTATTTATAACGGAACCATCATCATCAACCGTGGTTTTAACAAACAAACTGCTACAAAAGTATTGCAGGACGGCGATGCAGATTTGGTGTCATTCGGAGTTCCGTTCATTGCCAATCCCGATTTGGTAGAGCGTTTTAAAACCAACGCATCTCTCAACCAGCCAAATCAGGCGACTTTTTATACGCCGGGTGAAAAAGGATACACCGATTATCCAACTTTAAATCATTAA
- a CDS encoding SDR family oxidoreductase translates to MKTTANTVFISGGSAGIGLAIAKKLNAEGNKIIINGRNEERLQNALQQLDDAIAIQGDLSIAADRLRIAEDLKSNHPEVNIIINNAGAAFAYLLNETQNAHEKAAVEMNTNYFSVIHFTELLLPHLVQQTEASVINISSIAVFGSHKMLPTYGATKAALHSYTLALRQTYEDQRNVQIYEVYPPLVNTDFSAEIGGANGIPPSEVADELFSALGKDQFDVPVGDSKQFFTKELA, encoded by the coding sequence ATGAAAACAACAGCAAATACAGTATTCATCAGTGGCGGAAGTGCCGGAATTGGTTTGGCAATCGCTAAAAAACTCAATGCAGAAGGAAACAAAATCATCATCAACGGAAGAAATGAAGAACGCCTTCAGAATGCTTTACAACAACTTGATGATGCTATAGCAATTCAAGGTGATCTTTCTATAGCAGCAGATAGATTAAGAATTGCAGAAGATTTAAAAAGCAATCATCCTGAAGTTAATATTATTATCAACAATGCAGGTGCCGCATTTGCGTATCTGCTGAACGAAACTCAAAATGCACACGAAAAAGCTGCAGTTGAAATGAATACCAACTATTTTAGCGTTATTCATTTTACAGAACTTTTACTTCCTCATTTGGTTCAGCAAACAGAAGCTTCGGTAATCAATATTTCATCAATTGCTGTTTTTGGAAGTCATAAAATGTTACCGACTTATGGCGCAACAAAAGCAGCATTGCATAGTTATACGCTAGCTTTAAGACAAACGTACGAAGACCAGAGAAATGTTCAGATTTATGAAGTGTATCCACCATTGGTAAATACAGATTTTTCTGCAGAAATCGGTGGAGCCAACGGAATTCCACCTTCTGAAGTGGCTGACGAATTGTTTTCAGCACTCGGGAAAGATCAGTTTGATGTGCCGGTTGGAGATTCTAAACAGTTTTTCACCAAAGAATTAGCTTAA
- a CDS encoding SDR family oxidoreductase: MELKGKTILITGGASGIGLEAAKQLLEIGAKVIITGRNQDKLDVAKSKYPKLTAIKSDLANAEDAAILFEKIKELGGVDIIYNNAGVLVPPSNLGISSNQHAEGAAYEMEVNYLAVIRINNIFMDMLKSRKEAAIINTTSILSMVPSLIEATYSSSKTALAFYTVSLREHLRIIGSSVKVFELIPPLVATEMTAERNDKKISVEDMVKGLIKGLQGNNETIRVGDSKIFDSIRRFFPKLAFKIINPKKSEYYLK; the protein is encoded by the coding sequence ATGGAATTAAAAGGAAAAACAATTTTAATCACGGGCGGAGCTTCAGGTATTGGTCTCGAAGCTGCAAAACAATTGTTGGAAATCGGTGCGAAAGTAATTATCACAGGAAGAAATCAGGATAAATTGGATGTCGCAAAAAGTAAATATCCCAAATTAACGGCTATTAAAAGCGACTTAGCCAATGCAGAAGATGCCGCCATTCTTTTTGAGAAAATTAAAGAGTTGGGAGGGGTTGATATTATTTACAATAATGCGGGTGTATTGGTCCCGCCGTCCAATTTGGGTATCTCAAGTAATCAACATGCAGAGGGAGCAGCATACGAAATGGAAGTCAATTATTTGGCTGTCATAAGAATTAACAATATTTTTATGGATATGCTGAAGTCCAGAAAGGAAGCAGCAATCATCAATACGACATCCATTTTAAGTATGGTTCCTTCTTTAATTGAAGCTACTTATTCGTCTTCAAAAACTGCTCTTGCCTTTTACACGGTTTCGCTGCGTGAACATTTGAGGATTATTGGAAGCAGCGTGAAAGTATTTGAGTTAATTCCGCCACTCGTCGCAACAGAAATGACCGCCGAAAGGAATGATAAAAAAATATCAGTGGAAGATATGGTAAAAGGTCTGATTAAGGGGTTGCAGGGAAATAATGAAACCATTCGGGTGGGAGACTCAAAAATATTTGATTCTATCAGAAGATTTTTTCCGAAACTCGCTTTTAAAATCATCAATCCTAAGAAATCAGAATACTATTTAAAATAA
- a CDS encoding NADP-dependent oxidoreductase, translating to MKAFNISRYKKESELQLVDLPEPIVKDDEVLVEIHAASVNQLDSKIKSGEFKLILPYKMPLVLGHDVAGVIIKVGSKVKKFKVGDEIYSRPADFHIGTFADYISINEEYIALKPQNLSMEEAASIPLVGLTAWQALVEKSDVKKGQKVFIQAGSGGVGVFAIQLAKYLGATVATTASEKSFDFLKKLGADVLIDYKTQNFEDVLIDYDVVLNSQDDKTLIKSFEVVKPGGKIISISGPPTPVFADEFNLPWYVKLATKFLSGKIRKIAKKQNINYAFLFMTANAKQLTEITKLIESDKIKPVIDKVFPFEKINEAMKYVESGHAKGKVVIKIK from the coding sequence ATGAAAGCATTCAATATCAGCCGTTACAAAAAAGAAAGTGAGCTACAGCTTGTTGACTTACCGGAACCGATTGTAAAAGATGATGAGGTTTTGGTGGAAATTCATGCAGCAAGTGTCAATCAATTAGATTCTAAAATAAAAAGTGGTGAATTTAAGTTGATTTTACCTTACAAAATGCCACTTGTTTTGGGTCACGATGTTGCCGGAGTTATCATAAAAGTAGGCTCAAAAGTGAAAAAATTTAAAGTTGGTGACGAAATTTATTCCAGACCGGCAGATTTTCATATAGGAACTTTTGCGGATTACATTTCAATTAATGAAGAATATATTGCTTTAAAACCCCAAAACCTTTCGATGGAAGAGGCTGCATCAATTCCTTTGGTGGGATTAACGGCTTGGCAGGCTTTGGTGGAGAAATCTGATGTAAAGAAAGGTCAGAAAGTTTTTATTCAGGCAGGATCGGGTGGAGTGGGTGTTTTTGCGATTCAGCTGGCAAAATATTTGGGAGCTACGGTAGCAACTACTGCAAGTGAAAAAAGTTTTGATTTCTTAAAAAAACTTGGTGCAGATGTACTGATTGATTATAAAACACAAAATTTTGAAGATGTGTTAATTGATTATGATGTCGTATTAAACAGTCAGGATGATAAAACTCTGATAAAATCTTTTGAAGTCGTAAAACCTGGCGGTAAAATTATTTCTATTTCTGGACCGCCAACACCTGTTTTTGCAGATGAATTTAATTTGCCTTGGTATGTGAAGTTGGCGACGAAATTCCTAAGTGGTAAAATTAGAAAGATAGCAAAGAAGCAAAATATAAATTATGCATTTCTTTTCATGACAGCTAATGCAAAACAACTGACAGAGATTACTAAACTCATAGAATCTGATAAAATAAAGCCCGTTATCGATAAAGTTTTCCCTTTTGAAAAGATAAATGAAGCGATGAAATACGTAGAAAGTGGGCATGCAAAAGGAAAAGTTGTGATAAAAATCAAATAA
- the metE gene encoding 5-methyltetrahydropteroyltriglutamate--homocysteine S-methyltransferase has product MQTHILGYPRIGSNRELKKACEQYWSGKIVLDELLEVGKTTTQNNWKLQQEAGIDLIPCNDFSYYDQVLDMTLTVGAVPERYQEIAFKKSELDLYFAMARGFQKDGLDITAMEMTKWFDTNYHYIVPEFQKNQEFKLFSNKIIKEFISAKQAGINVKPVIIGLLTYLLLGKEKEEGFDKLDLAQNLLPVYIQILKELENHGAEYIQFDEPFLALDLNEKAKEAYRFIYAEIRKQFPNLKFIVATYFEGLKDNLALAISLPIDVLHIDLVRCPEQLDEVLNIIPETLSLSLGIVDGRNIWKNDFQKSLNIIKTAVEKIGSERIFIAPSCSLLHSPFDLDSEKNEEILSPEIKQWLAFAKQKVYEIVHLKKLVSENPDYNALQALAENKKAIENRKTSVLIHDQNVKNRVDVTTEEDAQRKSPFNIRKEKQQDVLQLPLFPTTTIGSFPQTQEVRNWRSKFKKGELNAEQYDTLLKQETERTIRWQEEIGIDVLVHGEYERNDMVEYFGEQLAGFAFTQNGWVQSYGSRCVKPPVIFGDVHRPNPMTVYWSEYAQSLTQKWVKGMLTGPVTILQWSFVRDDQPRSLTCKQIALVIRDEVNDLEKAGVRIIQIDEPAIREGLPLRRSDWQNYLKWAVEAFRISASGVEDATQIHTHMCYSEFNDIIQNIADMDADVITIECSRSQMELLNAFADFKYPNEIGPGVYDIHSPRVPSKEEMVELLKKAQAVIPAQQLWVNPDCGLKTRHWDETEKALIAMVEASKEATETFEKERNLV; this is encoded by the coding sequence ATGCAAACACACATCCTTGGCTACCCGCGAATTGGTAGCAACAGAGAACTTAAAAAAGCCTGCGAGCAATATTGGTCAGGCAAAATTGTTTTAGACGAATTATTAGAAGTCGGAAAAACCACCACTCAAAACAACTGGAAACTGCAGCAGGAAGCAGGAATTGACCTTATTCCTTGCAACGATTTTTCGTACTATGATCAGGTTTTAGATATGACCTTAACGGTTGGAGCAGTCCCGGAACGTTATCAGGAAATTGCCTTCAAAAAATCTGAACTGGATCTTTATTTTGCCATGGCAAGAGGTTTCCAAAAGGATGGATTGGACATCACCGCAATGGAAATGACGAAATGGTTTGATACCAATTATCATTATATCGTTCCTGAATTTCAGAAAAATCAGGAGTTTAAATTATTCTCCAATAAGATTATTAAAGAATTCATCAGCGCAAAACAGGCGGGAATTAATGTAAAACCTGTGATTATTGGTTTGCTGACGTATTTATTGCTTGGAAAAGAGAAAGAAGAAGGTTTTGATAAATTAGATTTAGCGCAAAACTTGCTTCCGGTTTATATTCAGATTTTAAAAGAACTTGAAAATCATGGTGCGGAATATATTCAGTTTGATGAGCCGTTTTTAGCTTTAGATTTAAATGAAAAAGCAAAAGAAGCGTATCGATTTATTTATGCTGAAATCAGAAAACAATTCCCAAATCTAAAGTTTATTGTTGCAACTTATTTTGAAGGATTAAAAGACAATCTTGCATTGGCAATTTCCCTTCCGATTGATGTTTTACATATTGATTTGGTTCGTTGTCCTGAACAATTGGATGAAGTTTTAAATATAATTCCTGAAACACTAAGCCTTTCTTTAGGAATCGTTGACGGAAGAAATATCTGGAAAAACGACTTTCAAAAATCATTAAATATTATTAAAACAGCTGTTGAAAAAATTGGTTCAGAAAGAATCTTCATCGCTCCGTCTTGTTCGTTACTCCACTCTCCTTTCGACCTTGATTCTGAGAAAAACGAAGAAATTTTATCTCCTGAGATCAAGCAATGGTTGGCTTTTGCTAAACAGAAAGTTTATGAAATCGTTCATTTAAAAAAATTAGTTTCTGAAAATCCGGATTACAATGCTTTACAGGCTTTAGCTGAAAATAAAAAGGCAATTGAGAACCGAAAAACCTCAGTTTTAATTCACGATCAGAATGTAAAAAACCGTGTTGATGTGACGACTGAAGAAGATGCGCAAAGAAAATCTCCTTTTAATATTAGAAAAGAAAAGCAGCAAGATGTTTTACAGCTTCCTCTGTTTCCGACAACGACGATTGGTTCTTTTCCGCAGACACAAGAGGTAAGAAACTGGCGTTCAAAATTCAAAAAAGGAGAATTGAATGCCGAACAATACGATACTTTATTGAAACAGGAAACCGAAAGAACGATTCGTTGGCAGGAAGAAATCGGAATCGATGTTTTGGTACACGGAGAATATGAAAGAAATGATATGGTGGAATATTTCGGCGAACAGTTGGCCGGATTTGCATTTACACAAAATGGTTGGGTTCAAAGTTATGGAAGCCGTTGCGTAAAACCTCCGGTAATTTTTGGAGATGTTCATAGACCAAATCCAATGACCGTTTATTGGTCGGAATATGCGCAGTCTTTAACGCAAAAATGGGTAAAGGGAATGTTGACTGGTCCTGTAACGATTCTTCAATGGTCTTTCGTTCGTGATGACCAACCTCGTTCATTGACTTGCAAACAGATTGCTTTGGTGATCCGTGATGAGGTCAATGACCTGGAAAAAGCAGGAGTCAGGATTATTCAGATTGATGAACCTGCAATTCGTGAAGGTCTTCCCTTGAGAAGATCTGACTGGCAAAATTATCTGAAATGGGCTGTTGAAGCCTTTAGAATTTCGGCAAGCGGTGTGGAAGATGCAACGCAAATTCATACCCATATGTGTTATTCTGAATTTAATGACATTATTCAAAATATCGCTGATATGGATGCCGACGTGATCACGATTGAATGCTCCAGAAGTCAAATGGAATTGTTGAATGCTTTTGCGGATTTCAAATATCCGAATGAGATCGGACCGGGAGTTTATGATATTCACTCGCCAAGAGTTCCATCCAAAGAAGAAATGGTAGAATTGCTAAAAAAAGCACAAGCTGTAATTCCGGCACAGCAACTTTGGGTGAATCCTGATTGTGGTTTGAAAACCCGTCATTGGGATGAAACGGAAAAGGCATTGATTGCGATGGTGGAAGCTTCAAAAGAGGCGACTGAAACTTTTGAGAAGGAAAGAAATTTAGTTTAA
- a CDS encoding Lrp/AsnC family transcriptional regulator: MERLDEKDLQLLRILQKNAKLTVKELAKKVNLSASPVFERIKRLEQEGYIKHYAAVLEAEKLNRGFTVFCQIKLKIHDRSVGNQFVEDILKIDEVAECYNISGDFDFLLKVQVRDMKHYQDFVFNKLGSVDSIGSTHSTFVMAEVKNIYGVSI; this comes from the coding sequence GTGGAAAGACTCGACGAAAAGGATTTACAGCTATTAAGAATCCTCCAAAAAAATGCAAAACTGACCGTAAAAGAGTTGGCTAAAAAAGTAAATCTTTCAGCATCACCGGTTTTTGAACGGATAAAGAGACTGGAACAGGAAGGATATATCAAGCATTATGCAGCAGTTTTGGAAGCTGAGAAACTCAATCGTGGATTTACTGTTTTTTGCCAAATTAAACTCAAAATTCATGACCGTTCTGTAGGAAATCAGTTTGTGGAAGATATTCTGAAGATCGATGAAGTGGCAGAATGTTATAATATTTCAGGCGATTTTGATTTCTTACTGAAGGTTCAGGTAAGAGATATGAAACATTATCAGGATTTTGTGTTTAATAAATTAGGAAGTGTAGATTCTATCGGAAGTACACACAGTACTTTTGTGATGGCGGAAGTGAAGAATATTTATGGAGTGAGTATTTAA
- the nudK gene encoding GDP-mannose pyrophosphatase NudK has product MQETNVSIEKTEILSDNWYTLKKVTFNIKKENGHIETQSREAYDRGNGAVILLYNTHTKNVILTRQFRLPTFINGNPDGMLIEACAGLLDDDNPEDCIKRETEEETGYKISKVEKIFEAYMSPGSVTEILHFFIAEYSDDMKINEGGGLEEEGENIEVLQLQFEETLSMIDNGEIKDAKTIMLLQHLRLKNIM; this is encoded by the coding sequence ATGCAAGAGACGAATGTAAGTATCGAGAAGACCGAGATCTTATCAGATAACTGGTACACTTTAAAGAAAGTAACTTTCAATATTAAAAAAGAAAACGGGCACATCGAAACTCAAAGCCGGGAAGCTTATGACAGAGGAAACGGAGCCGTTATTTTACTGTACAACACGCATACTAAAAATGTAATTTTAACGAGACAATTTCGTTTGCCAACTTTCATCAATGGAAATCCAGACGGAATGCTGATTGAAGCTTGTGCCGGACTTTTGGATGATGATAATCCCGAAGACTGCATCAAAAGAGAAACTGAAGAAGAAACCGGTTATAAAATTTCGAAGGTCGAAAAAATATTTGAAGCTTACATGTCTCCAGGTTCGGTAACAGAAATTTTGCACTTTTTTATCGCCGAATATTCTGATGACATGAAAATAAACGAAGGTGGCGGATTGGAAGAAGAAGGCGAAAACATAGAAGTATTGCAGCTTCAATTTGAAGAAACTCTTTCTATGATTGATAATGGAGAAATAAAAGATGCCAAAACCATTATGCTTTTACAGCATCTTCGTCTGAAGAATATTATGTAG
- a CDS encoding TIGR01777 family oxidoreductase, with protein sequence MKEIVLITGASGAIARELSKKIEKEYTVRFLTRKKKAENEFEWNLKNNTIDERAFENISHIIHLAGANISEKRWTEERKKELISSRVNSAKLILNTLKKKNIKLKSFISASGINFYGTKTTDKIFTENDAPGSDFLSEVVVVWEKAADEFKEQNIAERVVKIRTAVVLSKNEGALAKMMTPIQFGIGSPIGSGKQYMPWIHVDDICRMYEFALKNPELEGSYNASAPQHTTNENLTKLIAKVLKKPLLMPNVPSFILKLIFGELADALLEGSRASSEKIEKAGFEFQFPDLQMALEDLLKK encoded by the coding sequence ATGAAAGAAATTGTATTAATTACCGGTGCAAGCGGAGCGATTGCGAGAGAGCTTTCAAAAAAAATTGAAAAAGAATATACAGTACGCTTCTTAACCAGAAAAAAGAAAGCAGAAAACGAGTTTGAATGGAATCTGAAAAATAATACGATAGATGAACGAGCATTTGAAAATATAAGCCATATCATTCATCTTGCAGGAGCCAATATTTCTGAAAAACGCTGGACCGAAGAACGGAAAAAAGAATTGATTTCAAGCCGGGTAAATTCGGCAAAATTGATTTTAAACACACTTAAAAAGAAAAATATTAAATTAAAATCTTTTATTTCAGCTTCAGGAATTAATTTTTACGGAACAAAAACTACGGATAAAATTTTCACTGAAAACGATGCTCCCGGAAGTGACTTTCTGAGTGAAGTTGTTGTAGTCTGGGAAAAAGCTGCTGATGAATTTAAAGAGCAAAATATCGCAGAAAGAGTTGTAAAAATAAGAACAGCCGTTGTTCTTTCTAAAAATGAAGGCGCTTTGGCAAAAATGATGACGCCAATACAATTCGGAATTGGCTCCCCCATCGGAAGCGGAAAACAGTATATGCCATGGATTCATGTGGATGATATTTGCAGGATGTATGAGTTTGCTTTAAAAAATCCTGAACTTGAAGGTTCTTACAATGCTTCTGCACCACAACATACAACGAATGAAAATTTAACGAAATTAATTGCAAAGGTTTTAAAGAAGCCTTTGTTGATGCCGAATGTTCCATCATTTATTTTAAAATTAATATTTGGTGAATTGGCAGACGCTTTGCTGGAAGGTTCCAGAGCTTCATCAGAGAAAATAGAGAAAGCAGGTTTTGAATTTCAGTTTCCTGATTTACAAATGGCTTTGGAAGATTTGTTGAAAAAATAA
- a CDS encoding DUF2116 family Zn-ribbon domain-containing protein encodes MECIECGEKIIGRSDKKFCNDSCRNAYNNNQNKDSSNLMRNVNNKLRKNYRILSEINIEGKTKIAKSKLDGLGFDFNYFTNIKVYKNGSEYKFVYDQGYKILEEDYVLIVKN; translated from the coding sequence ATGGAATGCATTGAATGCGGCGAAAAAATCATTGGAAGATCCGACAAAAAGTTCTGCAACGATTCCTGTAGAAACGCTTATAACAATAATCAGAATAAAGATTCAAGCAATTTGATGCGGAATGTGAATAATAAACTCCGCAAAAATTATCGCATTCTGAGTGAAATCAATATCGAAGGAAAAACAAAAATTGCAAAGTCGAAATTGGATGGCTTAGGTTTTGATTTTAATTATTTCACCAATATAAAAGTGTATAAAAACGGTTCGGAATATAAATTTGTGTACGACCAAGGGTATAAAATACTGGAAGAAGATTACGTTTTAATCGTAAAAAATTAA
- a CDS encoding HPP family protein: MKKTFKRTLRVSKYVIYKETLVDYKEHFWSFLGAFFGIGLIAFLQSHYLLEQENVFLIGSFGASSVLIYGAIQSPLAQPRNFVGGHVISALVGVTVYQIVPDILWLSAPLAVAFSIILMQYTKTLHPPGGATALIAVTSPGKIADLGYWYVLSPVLSGCLILLLVALVFNNMTKNRSYPAHSRFIKLLKKKHQHKLKN; encoded by the coding sequence GTGAAAAAAACTTTCAAAAGAACGCTCAGGGTTTCTAAGTACGTCATTTATAAAGAAACACTTGTTGATTATAAAGAACATTTTTGGTCTTTTTTGGGTGCATTTTTCGGCATCGGATTGATTGCTTTTCTGCAGTCTCACTATCTATTAGAACAGGAAAATGTATTCCTGATTGGCTCATTTGGAGCATCAAGTGTTTTGATTTATGGCGCTATTCAAAGCCCACTTGCACAACCAAGGAATTTTGTTGGTGGACACGTAATTTCAGCATTGGTTGGTGTTACCGTTTATCAGATTGTTCCGGATATTTTATGGCTTTCGGCTCCTTTGGCTGTGGCTTTTTCAATTATTTTAATGCAATACACCAAAACATTGCATCCTCCGGGTGGGGCAACTGCGTTAATTGCTGTTACATCACCAGGAAAAATTGCAGATTTAGGCTATTGGTATGTGCTTTCTCCGGTTTTGTCGGGTTGCCTTATTTTACTTTTAGTGGCTTTGGTTTTTAATAATATGACCAAAAACAGAAGCTACCCTGCTCACAGCAGATTTATAAAATTGCTCAAGAAAAAACATCAACACAAACTGAAAAATTAA
- the pnuC gene encoding nicotinamide riboside transporter PnuC: MMQDILQQTTWQEWLGVFFSVFQVLLARKNNSNNYLFGIAGISLTLYVMIQSKLYAEFTLNLYYLIMSIYGWMYWKFGKRKSETVISKTTNLEKIITVGIVVGTFSLFWIFLTNFTDSDVPILDSLVSAFAWAGMWLMARRKIENWILLNISNIIAIPLLIHKGLYLYAILTAFLFIVAISGYLEWRKSIKSKSVVV, from the coding sequence TTGATGCAGGACATTTTACAACAGACAACATGGCAAGAATGGCTTGGGGTCTTCTTTTCAGTATTTCAGGTTTTATTGGCAAGAAAAAACAATTCGAATAATTATCTTTTTGGTATTGCCGGAATTTCATTAACGCTTTATGTGATGATACAGTCTAAACTCTACGCAGAGTTTACACTCAATCTTTACTATTTGATAATGAGCATTTACGGATGGATGTATTGGAAGTTTGGAAAACGAAAATCTGAAACAGTTATTTCTAAAACCACGAATCTGGAGAAAATAATTACTGTAGGAATTGTAGTAGGAACTTTTAGCCTTTTCTGGATTTTTCTTACCAATTTTACAGATTCTGATGTTCCTATTTTAGATTCTTTAGTCAGTGCTTTTGCTTGGGCAGGAATGTGGTTAATGGCTCGTAGAAAAATTGAAAACTGGATTTTACTTAATATCAGTAACATCATTGCAATTCCGTTGTTGATTCATAAAGGGCTTTATTTGTACGCAATTTTGACGGCTTTCTTGTTCATCGTTGCAATTTCCGGTTATCTGGAGTGGCGGAAAAGTATTAAATCTAAATCGGTTGTTGTTTAA